Proteins encoded within one genomic window of Paraglaciecola psychrophila 170:
- the moaD gene encoding molybdopterin converting factor subunit 1: MLKILFFGQLKEIIKTECLEIDIIQNGKQLNTVAKLRSLLQEKGEAWNEYLDYGKALVAVNQELTSDDTVINDADEIAFFPPVTGG, translated from the coding sequence ATGTTAAAAATTTTGTTTTTTGGTCAACTTAAAGAAATCATTAAAACTGAATGCCTAGAGATTGACATAATTCAAAATGGGAAGCAGCTAAACACAGTGGCGAAGTTACGTAGTCTGTTGCAAGAAAAAGGCGAGGCTTGGAACGAGTATTTAGATTATGGCAAAGCTTTAGTAGCTGTTAACCAAGAGTTGACAAGTGATGATACTGTCATAAATGATGCCGACGAAATTGCGTTTTTTCCTCCCGTGACCGGTGGTTAA
- the moaC gene encoding cyclic pyranopterin monophosphate synthase MoaC: MQNQSAVLTHVNEHGKANMVDVTDKNITQRQAVAEGYITMSAQAFSMLKDNTHAKGDVLSIARIAGIQGAKKCSDLIPLCHPLMLSKVQIDFQTLDDANKVRIQALCKLAGQTGVEMEALTAVSVAALTLFDMCKAVDPHMEISDIKVLSKQGGKSGDWSC, translated from the coding sequence ATGCAAAACCAGAGTGCTGTTTTAACCCATGTAAATGAACATGGAAAGGCAAATATGGTTGATGTGACAGACAAGAACATCACACAACGACAAGCTGTGGCAGAAGGTTATATCACCATGTCTGCACAAGCTTTCAGTATGTTAAAAGATAACACGCATGCCAAAGGTGATGTGTTATCAATAGCGCGGATAGCGGGTATCCAGGGGGCAAAGAAATGTAGTGACCTTATTCCTTTATGCCACCCCTTGATGTTATCGAAAGTGCAGATTGACTTTCAAACTTTGGATGATGCTAATAAAGTACGAATTCAAGCGCTGTGCAAATTAGCGGGGCAAACTGGTGTTGAGATGGAAGCGCTCACCGCAGTGAGTGTGGCGGCGCTGACTTTATTTGATATGTGTAAGGCCGTTGACCCACATATGGAAATCAGTGATATCAAAGTACTCAGTAAGCAAGGCGGTAAAAGTGGTGATTGGTCATGTTAA